From Drosophila virilis strain 15010-1051.87 chromosome X, Dvir_AGI_RSII-ME, whole genome shotgun sequence, the proteins below share one genomic window:
- the hang gene encoding zinc finger protein hangover isoform X1, producing MCDAVATTITTTTTAAAGPGTGAGTGTVSAAADTATAMEERTRQSCCRLCIAPASECISIINSYAADKEPLATKIHNCVNIKITPLDRLSLHICHACISYLNSWQSFKNRCLSSQSKQRQWLDTDKSKQQTLLGYLDLNKTENGSSIEQQHETNIDSATVAAEKASANILDGIPSLKKRKSLTVYPLPAVPIKDEPIDDTDDDFQMKCIDESDDMMDPTMFLERSEHEGDVPLMTSDYDYTAQHGVTAVAAAASLPASAVANVAAAGDSKVASCRACSLQFSTRANARRHERNLHPNLFQLSTDSPNNTPITKPTPALAAALEIQRAAAAAAATAEATKAAAGGNISAQKYRQVVMNTFIKCENGGFDYDNPEQYQQLLTRDKVEFIQENNEFLEQYQTMTCRCCNKYFNTYKNFMAHVRKKYPLLPRNLCFNCLKMNDSKALFISHLKKRNCINLYRVLNALRVKQPNFSHATASGAAVSTDMSGVQGAAAAGATAHETSMERPEKLRAKELLVNKLYECKLCPKGFRTKHEFRTHVYDKHADVQRKDNNSIQCSFCGLDFADPVDRRRHYNNMDCIVRLRCMTCDAKLETHQRFLDHVYQDHLGGVSSDNASTANSGMDHSPGKRSLLGALGIGVSQSSNDESRSSSHNNNNAVETPLTSTPKPAAAGSGTAAAATSGGSTSGNRDAPKSQYFSRMPQVCPICGQQYNNYNNVLRHMESKHPNKLPETYKCVRCGLGYPRISYLREHMINVHGVDKNRHSGGFEYIVNADAVKLADGSTPNVYTGRYDYVMKDLMSITNGGTLDDEEEESGSVAKKMRLDDSSNNSSINMSIANQQKECLICNAVFSNNIGLSNHMRSHYTASTTTSAALAAANRMTPKSLTITATPPLETAAASSTSIAVSTAAAAAGAATTATTPATSTAAAAASATTTTSTTAAAAAAAASGNLPPAMAHQTPQEQAVFRRSLDQAADRRFRRMRCRICQRRFSSKKSYRYHMLTDHQVQNVQFIKCKLCNAEFAYEKGLKVHLFKVHGRAIKDEMIVKQFECDICSIVYSSELELHQHKRSVHKSQLGAASDAAKSKSSAASSTAADLADTSGTAVPALPLYWYQCKYCPSNFNTNKKLAIHINSHDEFDSNDYSCKDCGNVYSGRKSLWVHRYKKHPQVPDPAECTLCRKMFFDRQMLENHTPTCNRKPITATGAHQQDSQQQQQQQQQQQQLQLQQQRGIFKHKTGDDDEEEDDDQLMVLDDGVCVGSSSNGGNAATASASSNANSSTLKIRIPEVACTICGARFTDQEMFSKHIQKHEQDLYVDNPLAAMFDDGPADAGQFQVERQNENGEYACDLCAKTFPQVIALKVHRKWHFRGDSKQNPIIDGEATTLNNSNNNNNNNNNNNNSVSSSSMLHLRELHAVGLMPNQQHQKQQQQQQQLQQQQQQQQQQQHQQRKSLKRKRELKCEYCASTFISNNNLRRHMYELHKHEVSNLPEPPVIEVDEPLTCRRCGDLRFDTKELWIEHKLADAKVVRPFCPFQWGCDLCGEYLSRKEKLINHINNHLKEDVIVPVAVATKSASTVPSKNSTTKSEATSAAAAATAASAAAATGATKGIIRPGAVRLLKNKQLDELQEQLDMKVAKLSKQQQNVHVAHDDGAEAGQEQEQGQPAADDSDMDDDSDSGEDDEDSTSADDDDDDDDDDDDDDDDDDDDDDDDEGDVDDDDDEDIVEQQLLQQQQQQQQQQQQSLNSNNKKKNNNNNNNNNSVVANDDDDDLIEEVIEDDGIVEELEDDEDDDDDEDEAEADGVVDDDDDGNTTDEHMALPSNATKQQPRRLNFDYARTDSSKLNGNSNGKQTPQHQQKSKGQQAVLVVHSSEDEDEADVDGNGDEDVDDVDDDEEEEDEGVGEAMTIDDIIEEDDGEDDDDVVGVDGGVVEDDDDDVDEDMDEDDVEDDDDDDDDVDDDDGENYDNGGAGASRRTGAATGNGSGSGSGSRIGASDGVAADADGGTSSSESESTTTTTSHSIGERRKKTVVKSAAHGAAADQSNSSYTCDLCQLCFDSQELLQSHIKSHFLNGPSAGSSSASGGSSNRSASLGGGTGSGSRSNNNNNIDSSNSSSASASGSGSGNNKTKTKKSGLDAIKSGSAATTSTATITTTTTTTAAKVAAEAAATTAAADAATSLN from the exons ATCACGCCGTTGGATCGTCTATCGCTGCATATTTGCCATGCCTGCATCAGCTATTTGAACTCTTGGCAGAGCTTTAAGAATCGCTGCCTCAGCTCACAGTCCAAGCAGCGGCAATGGCTGGACACCGATAAAAGCAAGCAGCAGACACTTTTAGGATATTTGGATTTGAACAAAACGGAGAATGGCAGCTCAATTGAACAGCAGCACGAGACGAACATCGATTCGGCGACAGTTGCAGCTGAAAAGGCGTCCGCCAACATATTGGATGGCATACCCTCGCTGAAGAAACGCAAATCGTTAACAGTCTAT CCGCTGCCTGCCGTGCCTATCAAGGATGAGCCCATTGACGACACGGATGATGACTTCCAAATGAAGTGCATAGACGAATCCGATGATATGATGGATCCAACAATGTTCCTAGAGCGCTCCGAGCATGAGGGTGATGTGCCACTAATG ACCTCCGACTATGATTACACGGCGCAGCATGGCGTGACGGCGGTTGCGGCGGCGGCATCGCTGCCCGCCAGCGCGGTTGCAAATGTGGCAGCCGCTGGCGACTCCAAGGTGGCCAGCTGTCGTGCCTGCAGTCTGCAGTTCTCGACGCGCGCGAATGCGCGACGCCACGAGCGCAATCTCCATCCAAATCTGTTCCAATTGTCGACAGACTCGCCAAATAATACGCCCATCACAAAACCGACGCCGGCATTGGCAGCCGCGCTGGAGATACAGCGTGCAGCTGCCGCGGCAGCGGCCACCGCGGAGGCAACAAAAGCTGCCGCTGGTGGCAACATATCAGCGCAAAAGTATCGCCAGGTGGTCATGAACACGTTCATCAAGTGCGAGAACGGCGGCTTCGACTACGACAATCCGGAACAGTATCAGCAGCTGCTGACCCGCGACAAGGTTGAGTTCATTCAGGAGAACAACGAGTTTCTGGAGCAGTACCAGACGATGacctgccgctgctgcaacaAATACTTTAACACATACAAGAACTTTATGGCGCACGTACGCAAAAAGTATCCGCTGCTGCCGCGCAATTTATGCTTCAACTGCCTCAAGATGAACGACTCCAAGGCACTGTTCATATCGCATCTGAAGAAACGCAATTGCATCAATTTGTATCGCGTTCTCAACGCTCTCCGCGTCAAGCAGCCAAACTTCTCGCATGCCACCGCATCCGGAGCGGCTGTCTCAACCGATATGAGTGGTGTTcaaggtgctgctgctgcaggggCAACAGCACACGAAACATCAATGGAACGGCCAGAGAAGCTACGCGCCAAGGAGCTGCTGGTGAACAAACTATATGAGTGCAAGCTCTGCCCAAAGGGATTTCGCACCAAGCACGAATTCCGCACCCACGTGTACGACAAGCATGCGGATGTGCAGCGCAAGGATAACAATTCGATACAGTGCAGCTTCTGTGGATTGGACTTTGCCGATCCGGTAGATCGTCGCCGTCACTACAACAACATGGACTGCATTGTGCGGCTACGATGCATGACCTGCGATGCCAAGCTAGAGACGCATCAGCGCTTCCTCGATCATGTCTATCAGGATCATTTGGGCGGCGTCAGTAGCGACAATGCGTCCACCGCGAATAGCGGCATGGATCATTCGCCAGGCAAGCGTAGCCTGCTGGGCGCTCTGGGCATTGGTGTCAGTCAGTCATCCAATGATGAgtcgcgcagcagcagccacaacaacaacaatgccgtGGAAACGCCGCTAACCTCAACACCGaaaccagctgcagctggatcGGGAACTGCAGCTGCGGCGACCAGTGGCGGCTCCACATCTGGCAATCGCGATGCTCCCAAATCGCAGTATTTTTCCCGCATGCCGCAGGTGTGCCCCATCTGTGGCCAACAGtacaacaactataacaacGTGCTGCGCCACATGGAGTCAAAGCATCCCAATAAACTGCCCGAGACGTACAAATGTGTACGCTGCGGCCTTGGCTATCCGCGAATCTCATATCTGCGCGAGCACATGATTAATGTGCATGGCGTGGACAAGAATCGGCATTCCGGAGGCTTTGAGTATATTGTGAATGCCGATGCTGTTAAATTGGCGGATGGCAGCACGCCCAATGTCTACACCGGACGCTATGATTATGTGATGAAGGATCTGATGTCAATAACAAATGGTGGGACACTCg ATGATGAGGAGGAAGAAAGCGGCAGCGTTGCCAAAAAGATGCGACTCgatgacagcagcaacaacagcagcatcaacatGAGCATCGCCAATCAGCAAAAGGAATGCCTCATCTGCAATGCGGTGTTCAGCAACAACATTGGGCTATCTAATCACATGCGCTCGCATTATACCGCCTCCACGACAACGAGTGCAGCGCTGGCGGCGGCCAATCGCATGACGCCAAAGTCGCTGACAATTACCGCAACGCCGCCGCTGGAAACGGCTGCCGCATCGTCCACAAGTATTGCGGTctcgacggcggcggcggcggcgggggcggcaacaacagcaacaacgccCGCCACaagcacagctgcagcagctgcgagtgcaactacaacaacaagtacaacagctgccgctgccgccgccgccgcgtcTGGCAATTTGCCGCCAGCGATGGCACATCAAACGCCACAGGAGCAGGCAGTATTCCGACGTAGCCTGGATCAGGCAGCCGATCGTCGCTTTCGGCGTATGCGCTGTCGCATCTGCCAGCGCAGATTTAGCTCGAAAAAATCGTACCGCTACCACATGCTGACCGACCATCAGGTGCAGAACGTGCAGTTCATCAAGTGCAAGCTGTGCAATGCGGAGTTCGCCTACGAGAAGGGCCTCAAGGTGCATCTCTTCAAGGTGCACGGACGGGCCATTAAGGATGAAATGATTGTGAAGCAGTTTGAGTGCGATATCTGCTCCATTGTCTACAGCTCTGAGCTGGAGCTGCATCAGCACAAGCGCAGCGTGCACAAGTCCCAGCTGGGGGCCGCCAGTGATGCAGCCAAGTCTAAATCGTCAGCTGCTTCCTCAACTGCTGCTGACCTTGCTGACACGTCCGGCACGGCTGTGCCAGCCCTGCCTCTCTATTGGTACCAGTGCAAGTACTGTCCATCCAATTTTAACACTAACAAAAAACTGGCCATACACATCAACTCGCACGACGAGTTCGACTCGAATGATTACTCGTGCAAGGACTGCGGCAATGTCTACAGTGGCCGTAAAAGCCTTTGG GTGCATCGCTATAAGAAGCATCCGCAGGTGCCAGATCCCGCTGAATGTACGCTGTGCCGCAAGATGTTCTTTGACCGCCAGATGCTGGAGAATCACACGCCCACCTGCAATCGAAAGCCCATCACTGCCACCGGCGCCCATCAGCAGGattcgcagcagcagcaacaacaacaacagcagcagcagcagctgcaactgcagcagcagcgcggcATATTCAAGCACAAAACGGGCGACGATgacgaggaggaggatgaCGATCAGCTGATGGTGCTGGACGATGGTGTCTGCGTCGGCAGTAGCAGCAACGGTGGCAATgctgcaacagcatcagcGTCAAGCAATGCCAATAGCAGCACATTGAAAATACGCATACCGGAGGTGGCGTGCACCATTTGCGGTGCCCGGTTCACCGATCAGGAGATGTTCAGCAAGCATATACAGAAACATGAACAGGATCTGTATGTGGATAATCCATTGGCGGCCATGTTCGATGATGGACCAGCGGACGCTGGCCAATTTCAGGTGGAGCGCCAGAACGAGAACGGGGAATATGCGTGCGATCTGTGCGCCAAGACGTTCCCCCAGGTGATAGCGCTCAAGGTGCATCGCAAGTGGCATTTCAGAGGTGATAGCAAGCAG aaTCCCATCATCGACGGCGAAGCGACAACGctgaacaacagcaacaacaacaacaacaacaacaacaacaacaacaattcagtGAGCTCCTCATCGATGCTCCATCTGCGCGAACTGCATGCTGTTGGCCTGATGCCCAATCAACAGCAccagaaacaacagcaacaacaacaacaactccagcagcagcagcaacaacaacaacaacaacaacatcagcaaagGAAGTCGCTGAAACGGAAACGTGAACTTAAATGCGAATATTGCGCATCCACATTcattagcaacaacaacctgcGTCGCCACATGTACGAGCTGCACAAGCACGAGGTCAGCAATCTGCCGGAGCCGCCAGTGATTGAAGTGGATGAGCCTTTAACTTGTCGCCGTTGCGGCGATCTACGGTTTGATACCAAAGAGCTGTGGATCGAGCATAAATTGGCCGATGCCAAAGTTGTGCGTCCATTCTGTCCATTCCAATGGGGCTGTGATCTGTGCGGCGAGTACTTGTCGCGCAAGGAGAAGCTCATCAATCACATTAACAATCATCTCAAAGAGGATGTAATTGTACCTGTGGCGGTGGCCACCAAGTCAGCGTCAACAGTTCCCAGCAAGaattcaacaacaaaatctgAGGCAActtcagcagcggcagcagcaacagcagcatcagcagcggcagcaacaggagcCACAAAGGGCATAATAAGACCGGGAGCAGTAAGATtgcttaaaaacaaacaattggATGAGCTGCAGGAGCAGCTAGACATGAAGGTGGCGAAGCTGtccaaacagcagcaaaatgtTCATGTGGCGCATGATGATGGGGCGGAGGCGGgacaggagcaggagcaggggcAACCGGCGGCGGATGATAGTGATATGGATGATGATAGCGATAGTGGCGAGGATGATGAGGATAGCACAAGCgctgatgatgacgacgacgacgacgatgacgacgacgacgacgatgatgatgatgatgatgatgatgacgacgatgagGGCGATGtggacgatgacgatgacgaagaTATTGtggaacagcagctgctgcaacaacaacaacaacaacagcaacaacaacaacagtctctcaatagcaacaacaagaagaagaacaacaacaataacaacaacaacaacagcgtaGTTGCaaatgacgatgacgatgatctCATTGAGGAGGTAATCGAGGATGATGGCATTGTCGAGGAGCTAGAAGATGATGaggacgatgacgatgacgaggaCGAGGCTGAGGCCGATGGCGTTgttgatgatgacgacgatggTAACACAACGGATGAGCATATGGCGCTGCCTTCCAATGCCACCAAACAGCAGCCGAGGCGCCTCAACTTTGACTACGCGCGCACAGACAGCTCCAAGCTGAACGGCAATAGCAATGGCAAACAGACGCCGCAGCATCAGCAAAAGTCAAAGGGTCAGCAGGCGGTGCTGGTCGTGCACAGCTCagaggatgaggatgaggcTGATGTCGATGGGAATGGTGATGAGGATGTGGATGATgtggatgatgatgaggaggaggaggatgaggGCGTGGGTGAAGCAATGACCATTGATGATATTATTGAAGAAGATGATGGGGAGGATGATGACGATGTGGTTGGTGTCGATGGTGGTGTTGttgaggatgatgatgatgatgttgacgAAGATATGGACGAGGATGACGttgaagacgacgacgacgacgatgatgacgtcgacgacgacgacggcgaaaATTATGATAatggtggtgctggtgctaGTCGTCGCACTGGCGCCGCCACTGGCAATGGCAGTggtagcggcagcggcagtcgCATCGGCGCGTCTGATGGCGTGGCTGCTGATGCCGATGGTGGTACATCATCATCTGAGAGcgagtcaacaacaacaacaacatcgcaTTCAATTGGTGAGCGGCGTAAAAAAACAGTAGTTAAATCAGCGGCACATGGCGCTGCCGCTGATCAGTCTAATTCCAGCTATACGTGTGATCTATGTCAACTTTGTTTCGATTCTCAGGAGTTACTGCAGTCACATATTAAAAGCCATTTTCTGAATGGGCCGTcggcgggcagcagcagcgccagcggcgGCAGTAGCAACAGAAGCGCCAGCCTCGGCGGCGGcacaggcagcggcagcagaagcaacaataataataacatcgacagcagcaacagcagcagcgccagcgccagcggcagcggcagcggtaacaacaaaaccaaaaccaaaaagtCCGGCTTGGATGCAATCAAAAGTGGCAGTGCTGCAACAACGtcgacagcaacaataacaacaacaacaacaacaacagcagcaaaagttgcagctgaagcagctgcaacaacagcagcagcggacgCTGCAACCAGCTTGAACTGa